The following is a genomic window from Amaranthus tricolor cultivar Red isolate AtriRed21 chromosome 10, ASM2621246v1, whole genome shotgun sequence.
ATCTATGAACTGCAGATCAGTTTGCCTGTTAAGCCTGTAACAAAAGCTGAGCAAATGAGAGAATGCCTTCGATCACTTAAGAAAAATCATAAGGTAAGTATGTCTTTGATGCATAAAATAGTGATATGAGCAACCTAATTATCCTTAACActgttttgtcttttttttgcaATTGCTGAACCAGGACGAGGATGCTAGGGTGAAAAAAGCATTCCAGACACTTTTTACTTACGCAGGCAATGTGGTGAAGCACCCAGACGAggaaaaatataggaaaattagaCTTACCAACCAGGCTTTTCAGGTAACGGCATGATCAAATGTTGGGTTGTATCTGTACTGATTTGAGCCGCCAGCTAATGGTTTAGTAGTCTAACATGAGCTTGTTTTATGGCGTTGGTTATTGCAGGATAGAGTTGGTGGATTGAAGGGAGGCATTGAATTCCTTGAGCTGTGTGGATTTGAGAAGACAGAAGATGGAGAATTCTTGTTTCTGGCTAGGGAAAAGGTTGATTTAGCTGTGCTCAATTCTGCTGGGAAAGAATTGCAATCTGCCATTGAGAATCCTCACTTTGGTGTTCTCTGAAGGTCCTACTTTCACAGCCAACcggtttttactttttatactaGTTTGAGTCTGATATAACGTAAATGCAATTAGCTTTGGATTGGTATGTGTCATTCTGCTCTATATCTTTTGGTTGTCTGTAGCAGCTCACAACTTGATCCAACGTGCTGTGTTCTTTTAACAATTCTGTTTATGCAAAAATTTACATCACTTTACCAGCTTCACTGCTCTCTTTACTTGGCTTTCAATCTTTCTTGCACAACTTCTACTTATTTTACATTGTTGGCTCATCTTTTTTCGGGTAAAATGGAATTTCATGATTAAACATGAGTTTTACGGCCAAATACTACGACCAAAGAAACAAATCTATCTAATTTATAGGAAGTAATATACACCTTTTGTTCTACCGGGGTTGAATCAAAAAGAAAgataatgatttaaaaaaagTATGGAAAAATGTGAGATTgtttataaaatgaaaagaaagaataaattgtatgaataatattaaaagtgagtttaaatatgtggttaagAATAAAAGTATTTGGTGGGGTTTATTTCCAAAAAggaaatgatgcaaaatgaatgagcaattctaaaaaaaattaatgtaaattaaatgGGAGAAAAAGAGTACCGAAAGAGAAATCCAAAATAATATGTCTCATGTTCCAAATTATTTTATTCCATTTAAATGCTAAAGGACAATTATGTATATTAAAAGTTagatttcaaaaatattttttaaaatgagatgagatatattacaatcatacAATTGGCGTAATATAAATGCAAtaaatttgtcaaaaaaatttcaatcaaatcaaTTTAGTTTACTCATAGGAAACATGTATTTTTGAATGAACTAGCCactattagtatatattttattaattttaaattttaaatatttaataaaaattcatGTACTGGCTCAAGATTCAAACTAGTGTATAAGAAGGTGAAAAATCTAAGATGAGCAATCATTAAACATCAAAGAGGGACAAATGAGTTAGGGTAGTGCAATATCAATGTGACTATGTGAGTCACCTTTTGTATTTGCATCTAATGCACAATTTCACAAAATAAGTCCTTTTGTTTTGAGGTAAGAGACGGTTACTGaaagaaaatttaaacaaaataagtaaaattgaattgaaaaaatttctaaaatagatatgggaaacttatttttcaaaataagcacgtaAATCTCCCAACTAAGTTACACAACGAACAAAGGAAGCCTTGGTTTAACagggtaaaatattttttttactttttattttctttgttctttgttcgctgttagtaacaacgaataaCCTCCTTACCTAAGTTTGAAGATTTACgggcttattttggaaaataagtttccCTCATacttttttgagaatttttatatttttacttattttgttCAAGTTTTTGTTGTTGGAACTTGGAATCATGCCCATATCAAATGATTATTTggtattatataatatttttcttaaaataaggGCAAATTTGTAACAAAAATTTAGAAATGTAAcaatttgtaaataaatttcAAGAATAATTGGCTTtgatattgtttttatttcgaATAGAACTATTACTCTAGAGTCTTATGACAGTTTAATATAATGTTACGTTTTTTATAATCCTTGCTCTATGAGAACGAGAAAAAGTAATGTTGCATGTTAAGAATAATTAGACAATAAAAGATAATTATGAATATATTAGTATAACAACATTTTAATTCCAAATGGCTATAAGTAATTGAATGAGATTTCATAAACTTTATCGTATgacaacaaatttttttaaaaaaacgtcACCGTACATTTGTGTTTGTTGGTTATATTTGAACAAAATTACAAGAGGTTTTTGATGAATGTGTAACCAACAAAAGGTTAAAAATTGATAACAGTAAAAGTGTAAATTAATAGtggaaattaaaatcataatgcAGGTGGGTGGACGGCCCTGGTCTCTGGAGGCTGGAGAAGGTTAGGCGCTGTAAGCTAGTAAGATTAAGAACATGCATGCTTGAATTTGGTTAAACCTTCCCCTGAGCCCTGCCCCGCAACACAACCACGtgttctttctctctctctctctctctctctctctctctctctcttctttctcaaaattctttcttcttctctctTCTTCCTCAAATCAATCATAGTGAAAGAAAAAATGGTGAATGaaaaggagaagaagaagaaggttcCAGAATGGTTAAATTCTTCTCTTTGGTCTACGCCTCCTTCCACTATCTCCATCTCCGAACCTCAACTGGATCTCTCTGTGTCCGAATCCATCGTTAGGCCTCCTTCTCCAGTCAAaccaccatcaccaccaccactaCCACCGCCTCCGCCGTCTGCAATTGTTGACTCTTCACATTCTAATGGCACTTCCACTTCATCTACTTCTCAACCTTCTCCCGAGGAGATCTCTCGTCAAGCTCAGCTCTTAGTCGAGGTTTTCTTCTCTCtccatttccttttatttttctttttcaatttttgtcgTAACCTAATTCCAACTTCTATTTCAAAAAGTTATCAAAGAAAGTGATTAATATGAGGGAAGTAAGGAGGCTTGCATCCATGGGCCTTCCTGATGCTCCTGGCATCCGCTCTACTGTCTGGAAAGTACGTTTCCTTTTACTATGTTATCTGGATATCtaattatgaatgaaattatgTAAATGATTAAAGCTTTGTATTGAACTGGCAGCTCCTATTAGGGTATCTCCCTAGTGATCGGACATTGTGGCCTTCTGAATTAGCCAAGAAGAGGTCCCAATACAAGCATTTTAAGGATGACCTCTTGATGTCTCCCGTACGCATCCTTATTCCTATTCCCTCTCCTATTTTTTGAAGTACTTTTTTTATAGCCAGTTCAAAATCCAATGTCACCCTTTTTTTCGGGAACAACTTTAGTTTCCTATTTCTGAATGTCTATGTGGTTAGTCAGTCTGAAATTTCGAGGAAGCTGGAGAAGTCATCACTTGCTGATAACCAGGAACTCAAAGGTGAAAGTCGTTGTGTACTTTCAAGATCAGAAATTAATCAGGATGAGCATCCTCTTAGCCTTGGAAAATCAAGTCTCTGGAATCAGTTTTTTCAGGTTAATTCACTAAACTTCCACCATCACATTAGCTACTCGCATTGTTGACTTAACTGTAGCTTAATAGTTTGACTTGGAGCCTGGATTAGAAAATATTGAAAGAGGCTGGTGCTACTTTTCTTATTGATGATCAGATAGTCATTAACTTGATGTAAATATTGGAAGATAGAGAGTTTAGTACTTGGACTGAAAGATATCTTTTGTAATTACAATTCTTTTTTTGATTCTATTTTGTATACACACTTGATCTTTTTCCTGCTCTGGCTAGTTGCTCATTTGTATAACTTAGTTTCATCCTATTGTTATGCCGTGAAATTTGCATGAATTTCTTTCTGTACGGATcaagtttctttcaaaaaatgCATCGACAAGATAAGAAAACTGATTGTTACAATGTGTGCTTAGGATACAGAGATCATTGAGCAGATTGATCGGGATGTGAAAAGAACTCACCCAGATATGCCATTTTTCTCTGGAGACACAATTTCTGCAAAATTAAACCAGGTCAGTTTATCTATTTGATTCTTTAGTggaattttcaaattttgtcCATTTAATAATACGTCTCTTATTCTACTATAGGAAGCACTGATGAACGTATTGATTGTGTTTGCCAAGCTAAATCCTGGTATACGATATGTACAAGGAATGAATGAGATATTGGCACCCCTCTTCTATGTTTtaagaaatgatccagatgaggAAAATGCTGTAAGTATAtataattctttaattatcttTTAGTCACTGGGAAACATGAGAACTAGAATGatgaaacccataaaattagaGCAAAGTCATTTGGTTGTCTAATGTTTGTTGTGTTGACAAATTTCAAATCCGTCAATCAGTAACATGTCTGCTTATTTTGtcacttcaaaataattttgcagagcattcttcattgatcattagttAATCATATTGAATTATTTAACCCTGAAAGCGTGTATCATAGCCTTTGAAATGGGGTACTTATGACCTATCTTCGGTGTCAGCTCAAAATTTTCCAAATCTTTTCCCATACTCTCTATAGGTCCTATCAATGTATTTGGGATCATTCAATCTCCTTACTCTAGCCAAATTACTCACATTTGCAATATGGTGTGACTGCCATGGCATACAAACGGTCTTTTTGAGTTCACCATATGGTCTTTTTGTTGCCATTTATAGTTTTCTAGGGCACTTGGTGACCCAAGGGGAATTACTATATTGCATTCTCACATAGACATAAAATTTACTGAAACACCCTAAAAGTGTGAGTTATATAGCCTTTAAAATAAGGTACTTATTACCTATCTTGGGCGTCGACTCAAAATTTTCCAAAACTTTTCCCACAGTCTTTAGGTCCTATTGGATATTTGGGTAAGAAAATGTCCTTATTGTAGTCAAATTGCTCACACATGACTGCTAAAGTATAGAAAGGGTCATTTTGAGCCCTTTGTATGGTCTTTTTGTTGCCATTCATAGTTTTTCAGGGCACGTGGTGACCCAATAGCATTGTTATATTTCATTCTCACATTGTCATGAAAGTTTTCAAAACTCCCTAAAAGCGTGAATTATAGCCTTTGAACAAGGGTACTTATGTCCTATCTTGTGTGGCGGCTCAGAATTTTCCAAAACCTTTCCCAAACTCTCTATAAGACCTATTGATATATTTAAGGTTAGAAAATCTGCTTACTCTAGCCAAATGCTCACATATGCAATATGGTGTAACTGCCAAGGCATACAAAGGGACTTTTGAGCCCATCATCTGATCTTTTTATTGCCATTCTTCTAGCACACGTGGTGCCAATGAGGATTGCTATATTGCATTCTCACATTTTCATACAATTTTTTTGAAACATCCTGAAAGCGTGAATTATAGCCTTTTAAATGGGGTACTAATGACCTATCTTGGGCGCCAACTTAGAATCTTTCAAAACCTTTTCCACACTGTTTGTTGGTCCTTTTGGGATATTTGGTGTCTTAAAATCTCCTTACTCTAGCTAAATTGCTCTCATATGCATTGTGGTGCCTAGGCATACAAAGGGTATTTTAGAGCCCATCTTGTGGACTTTTTGTTGCCACTCATGGTTTTCTAGGGACGTGGTGACCCAATGAGGATTGTTGTATTTCATTCTTGCTATGtcatgaaaattttcaaaataccCCGAAAGCGTGATTAGCCTTTGAAATGTGGTACTTATGACCTATCTTCGGTTTCGACtcaaaatttttcaaaactttTTCCAAACTCTCTATCCGTCCTATCTATATATTTGGGGATTTAAATCTCCTCACTCCAGCCAAATTGCTCACATATGCAATTTGGTGTGACTACCTAGGCTTACAAAGGGTCTTTTTGAGCTGATCTTGTGGTCTTTTTGTTGCCATTCAGAGTTTTCTAGGGCTCGTGGTAACCCAATGAGCATTGCTATATTGCATTCTCTCATAGTCATAAAATTTTACGGAACACCCAAAAGTGTGAGTTATAGCCTTTAAAATAGGGTACTTATATGACCTATCTTGGGCATCAGCTCAAGATTTCCCAAAAAATTCCCAAAGGCTTTCTAGGTCCTATTAGGATATTTGGGGTAAGAAAATCTCCTTACTCTAGTTATAGTGCTCAAATATGGCTGCTGAGGAATACAAAGGGCGTTTTTGAGCCCTTCATGTGGTCTTTTTGTTGCCATTCATAGTTTTCTAGGGCACAAGTGTCCTAATGAGTATTGGTATATTTCATTGTGAcattttcatgaaaattttcGAAACACTTTGAAAGCGTGTTAGACTTCAAAAAAGAGTACTTACAACCTATCTCGTGCATCGGCTCATAATTTTCCAAAATCTTTCCAGAACTCTCTATAGGACCTATTGATATATTTATGGTTAGAAAATCTGCTTACTCTAGCCAAAATGCTCGATATGCAATGTGGGGACTTTTGAGCCCATCATGTGGTCTTTTATTGCCATTCATAGTTTTCTAGCGCACGTGGTCAACCAATGAGGATTGGTATATTGCATTCTCACATTTTGAtgcaatttttttgaaatttcttgAAAGCGTGAATTATATAGGCTTTTAAAATGGGGTACTTATGACCTATCTCGGGGCCGGTTTAGAATTTTCCAAAACCTTTTACACACTATTCGTGGGCTCTTTCGGGATAACTGCCTATGGCATACAAAGGGTCTTTTTGAGCCCATCTTGTGTTCTTTTTGTTGCCAGGCATAGTTTTCTAGGGTACGTGGTGACCAAATAAGGATTGTTATTTCATTGTCACATTGTCATAAAAATTTTCAGAACACCCTGAAAGCTTGTATTATAGCATTTGACGTGGGGTTACTTATGACCTATTTCCAATGTCGGCTCAGAATTTTCCAAATCTTTTCCCAAACTCTATAGGTCCTATCGATGTATTTGGGATCATTTAATCTCCTCACTCTAGCCAAAATGCTCACATTTGCAATATAGTGTGACTGCCATGGGATACAAAGGATCTTTTTGAGCTCATCATGTGGTCCTTTTGTTGCCATTCATAGTTTTCTAGGGCATGTGGTGACCCAATAAGGATTACTAAATTGCATTCTCACAGATATAAAATTTTCTGAAACACCCTAAAAGCATGAGTTATAGCCTTTAAATAGGATACTTATTACCTATCTTGGCGTCGATTCAGAATTTTCCAAAACTTTTCTGATAATGTTTCTATGTCCTAGATATTTGGAGAAAGAAAATGTCGTTATTGTAGTCAAATTGCTCACACGAGTGCAAGGGCATTGAAAGGGTCTTTTTGAGCCATTCATGTGGTCTTTTTGTTGCCATTCAAACTTTTCTAGCGAACGTGGTAACACAATGAGGATTGTTATATTTCATTCTCACGTTGtcatgaaattttttaaaacaactTGAAAGCGTGAATTTAGCCTTTGAAAAGCGATACTAACGACTTATCTCGTGCGTCGacttaaaattttccaaaactaTTCCCAAACTCTCTGTAGGTCCCATTGATATATTTAAGGTTAGAAAATCTCCTTACTCTAGCCAAAATGCTCACATATGCAATATGGTATGACGGATCTTTTTGAGCTCAGCACGTGCTCTTTTTGTTGTCATTCATAGATTTCTAAGACTCGTGGTGGCACAATGAGGATTGCTATATTGC
Proteins encoded in this region:
- the LOC130825938 gene encoding uncharacterized protein LOC130825938 — translated: MVNEKEKKKKVPEWLNSSLWSTPPSTISISEPQLDLSVSESIVRPPSPVKPPSPPPLPPPPPSAIVDSSHSNGTSTSSTSQPSPEEISRQAQLLVELSKKVINMREVRRLASMGLPDAPGIRSTVWKLLLGYLPSDRTLWPSELAKKRSQYKHFKDDLLMSPSEISRKLEKSSLADNQELKGESRCVLSRSEINQDEHPLSLGKSSLWNQFFQDTEIIEQIDRDVKRTHPDMPFFSGDTISAKLNQEALMNVLIVFAKLNPGIRYVQGMNEILAPLFYVLRNDPDEENAAAAEADTFFCFVELLSGFRDNFCQQLDNSVVGIRSTITKLSLLLKEHDEELWRHLEVTCKVNPQFYAFRWITLLLTQEFDFADSLRIWDTLLSDSEGPQETLLRICCAMLILIRRRLLAGDFTSNLKLLQNYPSTNISHLLYVANKLRALPSS